The genomic segment ACAATCAACTTTTACCTTACAAAAGAGGTAAAGCACAAAAATTAAATGATGTTATAAATAAATTACAGCCAATTATAAAAGAACAAAAACCAAGGGATATTTTTTCAAAAATAACACCTTTCATTGATTCCATAAGGTTTATCAGCGATATAAATAATGAATTTACTGAAAACTTAGTTAGTAAGCTTGATAAATTTATTGATTTTCATACTAATGCCTATTCTGAGATAAGCGCAATAAATTACTATACTGTCATATCTAAAGCATATGACTTAATTGAATATGTTAACATTTATGATAAATTATTTAGAGAAGAAGCAGAAAAACAAGATAAAAAGATTGATATCCCAAAAGATTATACATTATTTTCTTTTTATAGTGATATTAATTTTAGAAATTTTGATGATGTTATTTATTTTCATAAGGCGATTTTTGAGTTATATGAAACTATATGCAAAGCGATTAAGGTCGATGTTAAAGATAAGCCGTTGATTGTTAGAAAAATTGTGTTTGGTTCAGACTTTTTTGAACTACTCGGCTATAATAGAGTTATAGAATTTTTAGAAAAGGTTGTATTTGGAGTAGGAACGTATTTTAGAGATTTACATACAGGAAAAATAAAGAAAGAGAAGTTTTTAAATGACATTGAGTGTGCTAAGGCAGTTATTGAACTAAAAAAAATTGCTGATGATAATGGAATTGACAATTTTGAAGTGTTGTTAAAACAAAAGATTACTGGTTTTGGTGGAATATTAATAGATCATAAAGCTAAAAGGTTTGAAGTAAACAATATAGATGCTTTTAATATTAATGATTCTGAACCTTTATTAATTGATGATAAAAGTCATCAAACAAAGCTTATTGAACAAAAAACCGATCAAGAAAAATAAAAAACATTAAAAGGAGTAACAAATGTTACTCCCTTTATATAAGCACTATATCATAATTTAAACAGCAATTTTTCTCTTTTCCTGGTAGCCTTTTCAATCACCCCTGCCTTAACTACCATTGCTTTTAACGGATTTTCTTCTGCAATAAGTTTGTCAATTGCGTTTTTTAATAAGCAGAAAGCCCAAGTCCGATAATACCCAAAACTATTCCAATATCCATTTATCCCCCTTACCAAATTTATAAACAATTAAAAGGTTTATCTCATTTTTTCCGTAAAGATATAGTTATCAATAAGCTAACTCAATCCCCTCCACTCAATTACCCTGCACCCTAATTTCAAAATCATCACACAGTTTCTCAACCAAATCTTTAGTTTCCTTGAAAAAGTAGTCTCCTACTTTTTTTTTATTGAATGCTTTGTATCGCCTGTAAATCTTTGCGAAGTCTTCTTTAATTTCTTCCTCTGGAATGTGAGAATTGATTTTTACTATCAGTCTTTTTCCTTCTTTTGAATCTTCGACATATTTAAAAAAAGCCTCAATCTTCTTTTCAAAATCTTTAATCAGTTCGCCTATTTTTTCCTCTTTTTTATTTCGTGCTTTTATAATTTCTAATATATCAAGCTGTTGACCACCGCCACCTATATCCCCTGTTGCTACTTTGGTTTTCTTCTTTCTCTTTTTTTTAGGCTTCTGTGCTTCTACCTCTACTATGCCAATTTTATCATCAAAATAGACTTCTATTGAATCTTTTTCATTCTTTTTTGGGTTTAGCCTGTTGTATATTGTATTAAAAAATTCCCAGAATTTTAAAAAAACGGTTTCACTGAATTTTTTATCAAGCTTTATTACATATTCAATACGGTTGAGAATGGTAAAATATTGTGATGCTTTTGCTTTTGTATCGGCAGTATGCTTGGGGTTGGCTTTTATGTATTTTTCAATACTGGTTTCCAGGTCAAAATAACTTGCAGGATTATCTGTTCTATCTTTGTCATTGTAAATTTCCATGTACAGTTTATAAAACTTGGTATAAGAACCTGATTTTCTTAGCTCATCCAGTAAAATTTCCAAAATATTTCTATCACTGAAAGGGTCAAAATCACTTACTACCATATCAGAAAAATGTTCAAAAGCATCTTTTATGTTTTGGACATTGACGTTATCATAAGAAAAATCAAAAATCTTACAATCGTTTTTATATTTTGTCTTACGATTTACTCTTGCAATTGTCTGGATTGCGTTAATGCCTCTAACCTCTTTATCCAAAAAAATGGAATAAAGCTTTTTTTCGTCAAAGCCTGTTTGCAATTTGGCTACTACAATAATCAGGCCGTTTTTTTTCTGGGCAAAATTCTGTAATACCTTTTCTTCACTCAATCCATCATTAAGGCCATTAGCGCTTTGTTCGTCCTGACTGCTTGAATAGACTACATGAATAGGGGCTTTTGCATATTTTTCATACTTGGGCAGTTTAACCAGTTTATTAAAATGTTTTGTTACAGCTTCTTTATATGCAATAGCAGATTTAATGGAATAAACAGCAAGCATACCTTTTCCTGTGCCACGTATTCTATGATATACATCTTTTACCAGCAGGTCAGCAATTTTTTCCGCAATGGCATCAATACGTTCACGATTTTCGTATATTTGTTTTTTATAGGCATCTTTATATTCTTTTTCTTTAAAGCCTTTAAGTTTGTTGGGAGGAATGTCATACAGCATTTTAGACGCTATGGGGACAATGTTTTTCAGTGGATTGAGAATGTATCCGTCTTCGATAGCTTCTACCATACTGTAAGTATCAAATGGAACCCATAGTTTTTCATTTTCAGCATAAGCGCTGAATTCACCAAATCGGGCCAGGGCATGATCGTTGGGTGTGGCTGTGAAACCGATAATAAGATTCTTTTTTTTGCGGTTTTCTTTGTATTCTTCATCACTATCAAACGGTGTTTGCAGTTCATCAAATATGCTGACCATTTCTTCGTGCTGATCTCCGCTGTTTGAACGATGTATCTCATCAATTAAAAATACAATTCTCATTCCTGCAAGGTTTTTTAGAACTTCTGAATCAAGCATTTCCCGTGCAGAACCGAATTTCTGTAAATTTACTATCACCATACGGGTATCTGAAATTAGTGCTTCCTGAAAGGTTTTCTTGTTAAATGCCTCAATATACATGCGGTTATCAATATTCATATTAAGCATTTTAGAATCAATTTGTCCTCGGAGTTGTAACCGGTCAACTACAATAAGGATTTTATCATAAACATATTCACCGTCACGCATTAAATCTTTTAATTGCAAGGCCGTCCAGCCAATAATATTGGATTTTCCAAAACCGGGTGCATACTGCATCAGCAGGGAATAGACGTTTTTGTTATTGGCATAAGATTTACGTTTTTCCAGCAGTTCCTTTTTCTTTGCTTCTGAAACTCCAGCCAATTGTTTTTCTAATAACTTCTCAAAATAATCGTCTTCATTTTCATGGGCAAGAAACTCATCTATCTTCCCCATTATTTTATCTGTTCCGAATTTTTGTTTTGGTCTTGGTGCTATCAGGTTCCCTTTTTCGTCTTTAAGTGTTTTAGTTTTTTTAACAACATAGACATCACGCTCAATAAAGTTGTAATATAATATCTCTTTTTCAATAAAGTATTTGCCATAATGATAAGTAAATATTTCTTTCAGCTTGTTTTTCTTGTTAGCATGAGGATTTAACAAAGGATACGGTTTAAATTCATCTTCTATTTTATTTTTCTGTTCCTCTATGTCTATCTTTCCTTTTCGGTAGGCATTGAGTATTCGGTCAAAAAAATCTGAAATGGTTCGGATTATATAGGTTTCACCAACATCAGTGGTAGTTATGTGAATGGCTCTTTCAAATACTTTTAAAAAATCTTTACGGTAAAACTCTTTTTCTTTTTCACTGAGCATTTCATTGCTGTCAAAATAATCGTAATATGTTTTTACAGCATTACAATAATCCTTTATTACCTTTCTTCGTCCGTTTTTCCTGGCATTCTGATTGCTAAAGTTTGATTTAAGTTCACTGTATCCCAGGTAAATACCGTTTATAAATAGGCAAATATCCGGGCGGAAATAAAAAATCTGTTTATCTTCATAATAGTATTTATAATGCAATTCCTGGATAACTGAGAATATGTTTTCTTCAAATAAGGTATTGGCGTGTATTAAGCTGTCACTTGTATAAAAAAGGTGTAGCTTGATACCTTTTAATGTTACAGATTTATTTGCGTTGAGAAACAATGCCATATTCCGGGTGCTTCCGCTCCGCTCTTGAATAAGCTCAATCAGGTCTGCAAGTAGTTTTTGTTTATCCCCTTTGTATTTTTTTAACAATTTTTCATAGGGTTTTGCATTGAGTTGGGTTTGAGATATGAATGCCTCAAGGTCTTCTTCAATAATCAAAGAATTACTTACAGTATTTGCCCTGACTTCCTGATAACCCAATTCTTTTTGAAAAAATGGAATTAAAAACCTGTCTTGCAGATGAAGTTCGCTCATTATTTTACCACCTTTATTTTACCTGTAACCACATCATTTATAAGGGTTTTCCGCAGTTCTTTGAGATTGTCTATTTTAATGTTTATGGTTTTGACGATTTGGTCTATTTTAGTTGTTTTGGTGTCGAGAAATTGGGCTATGGCTTTTTGTTCTGATATTGGTGGGGTTGCAATAATTAAATTTGCAATAAAGCTTGAGCTAACGCGAGGCATTTTAGCTCCAGCGGTAGAATTATTAATAACATCAAGATATTTATTGGATAGCATCAAGTATTGAGCAAATTTGGGAATCATATTATATTTTGTTCTATATACAAATATATCACCAACCGCATTCCCTTTAAATTCTGCTAAATAAACTTTTGCAAGATATGGTCTTAGTTTTCCAAACAAAATATCATTTATTTTAAATTCAATACCGTTACCTTCAAAATCACTATTTGTTGCAATAAAGCGACCTGTTTTCCCTTCAATGTTTTCCAGTCCGACTTTATATAATGTCGGATCAGTGCATGTTTTTGTGATAAAAATAAAGTTATCCTTATGACGATTAAAAACCCAATGCTCCGGCACTTCCCCAATCCAGTCAATCCCGCTGTCTTTCATCTTCACACTTTTATCAAGACCTTTGGTAACAGTTTCATTAATCAGGGATTTTTTGAGATTTTCGTATAGTGAAGCTTTTTGGGTTAGCAGTTCTATTTTTCGATCTATCAGAGCGGTTTTGCTGTCGAGGTATTTGGCTATTACTTTTTGTTCTGGAAGTGGTGGAAGTAAGCCAATATATTGACCAACTGCTGTTTGTGAAATACCAAAAAAAGTTGTTCCAGTTTTTGCGATATGGGTATATTTATTGAAAATTGTCGAATCAAGCTGATAATATAAAAATTTTGGATAATAACTTTCCTTTATCGGACGGAAAACTAAAAGGTGACTATTAAGAGAAGCTTTATATGGGGCTGGGATATTATTTACATAAAGAAGTTTACCAATAGTTCCATCTTTAGTCATAAGAATATCATGATTTTTTAACTGAATTTCAGGTGCCTGCTGATAACGTTTTTCACTTATATGATAAACCTCATCCCAATTAATTTTACCTCCTTTAAAATTCATGCCAGTTATAAGAAAAGGCCCTTCATCTGTAAATTCTGAATATTTTAATCCTTGCCATCCAATACGACCCTTCATTGTAGCAAACCGCTTAAAGTGTCTTAAAAACCAATGATCTGGCACTGTTCCAATCCATTCAACCCCGCTATCTTTATAAGCCTCATATCTTTCAAAGTCAGCTTTTATCATATCGCCAATTCCTCTTCCAGTTTCTTCAACTTACAATCAATAGCCTCAATATCAGATAAAATATCAGAGACTTCCTGGAGTTCTTCGGGTTTATAAAAAACTTTATTAAAGTTTATTTCAACTCCAACAACATTATCAAGATATATAAATGGCTTGGTTATGTATTTTGCCATAAATTCATCAATAGCTTTTTGGTTTTCTGTTTCATCTTTAAGGAAAGGAATAATCTCATAGTCTTTTTGATAATCCGGTGTAAGTTCAACAGTGATTTCAATACGTTCAGACATTTTTTTTGTTGCTTTTTTAAAACTTGCTTTTATAACAATTTTACCACAACCAAGAGCTTTTTGTCTTTTACCTTGTTTAATAATCGTTTCCCGGTCTGTATCAAAAAAATAGTCTGCATCCTTAGTGGTAATAGCCAAAGGCTGTTCTTTGTAATCAAGTGAAGCAATAAATGGTCTTATATCTTGGAAAAAATAATCTGATAGAGAATCAAATATAGCTGTGTCATATTCAGTTATAACAAACTCATCAAGTTCACGCTCACCATTGCTGAGTTTTATGGGTTTCAATTTAAGTGAATCAGCCTTTTTATTTTCACCTGTTGTTTTATTCTTAATAATGGGCAGGTGGTCTTCAAAGCTGTTTCCGTTTTCATCCACATTGGTAAGTCTTATTGCCTGCTTATTAAAATAGAAAAATTCTTTATCAAAAACCCTGGCATACTCATTATCTTTATATTTTTTGAGTGTATTAACAATCTCAAGACGATTGGGTTTATCTATTTCTTTTCTCTTGGAACCTTTACTCTTTTTAAGAGGAACAAATTTTTGACTGGCATTAATCAGCATCACTTT from the Desulfonema limicola genome contains:
- a CDS encoding DEAD/DEAH box helicase family protein, coding for MSELHLQDRFLIPFFQKELGYQEVRANTVSNSLIIEEDLEAFISQTQLNAKPYEKLLKKYKGDKQKLLADLIELIQERSGSTRNMALFLNANKSVTLKGIKLHLFYTSDSLIHANTLFEENIFSVIQELHYKYYYEDKQIFYFRPDICLFINGIYLGYSELKSNFSNQNARKNGRRKVIKDYCNAVKTYYDYFDSNEMLSEKEKEFYRKDFLKVFERAIHITTTDVGETYIIRTISDFFDRILNAYRKGKIDIEEQKNKIEDEFKPYPLLNPHANKKNKLKEIFTYHYGKYFIEKEILYYNFIERDVYVVKKTKTLKDEKGNLIAPRPKQKFGTDKIMGKIDEFLAHENEDDYFEKLLEKQLAGVSEAKKKELLEKRKSYANNKNVYSLLMQYAPGFGKSNIIGWTALQLKDLMRDGEYVYDKILIVVDRLQLRGQIDSKMLNMNIDNRMYIEAFNKKTFQEALISDTRMVIVNLQKFGSAREMLDSEVLKNLAGMRIVFLIDEIHRSNSGDQHEEMVSIFDELQTPFDSDEEYKENRKKKNLIIGFTATPNDHALARFGEFSAYAENEKLWVPFDTYSMVEAIEDGYILNPLKNIVPIASKMLYDIPPNKLKGFKEKEYKDAYKKQIYENRERIDAIAEKIADLLVKDVYHRIRGTGKGMLAVYSIKSAIAYKEAVTKHFNKLVKLPKYEKYAKAPIHVVYSSSQDEQSANGLNDGLSEEKVLQNFAQKKNGLIIVVAKLQTGFDEKKLYSIFLDKEVRGINAIQTIARVNRKTKYKNDCKIFDFSYDNVNVQNIKDAFEHFSDMVVSDFDPFSDRNILEILLDELRKSGSYTKFYKLYMEIYNDKDRTDNPASYFDLETSIEKYIKANPKHTADTKAKASQYFTILNRIEYVIKLDKKFSETVFLKFWEFFNTIYNRLNPKKNEKDSIEVYFDDKIGIVEVEAQKPKKKRKKKTKVATGDIGGGGQQLDILEIIKARNKKEEKIGELIKDFEKKIEAFFKYVEDSKEGKRLIVKINSHIPEEEIKEDFAKIYRRYKAFNKKKVGDYFFKETKDLVEKLCDDFEIRVQGN
- a CDS encoding restriction endonuclease subunit S, encoding MIKADFERYEAYKDSGVEWIGTVPDHWFLRHFKRFATMKGRIGWQGLKYSEFTDEGPFLITGMNFKGGKINWDEVYHISEKRYQQAPEIQLKNHDILMTKDGTIGKLLYVNNIPAPYKASLNSHLLVFRPIKESYYPKFLYYQLDSTIFNKYTHIAKTGTTFFGISQTAVGQYIGLLPPLPEQKVIAKYLDSKTALIDRKIELLTQKASLYENLKKSLINETVTKGLDKSVKMKDSGIDWIGEVPEHWVFNRHKDNFIFITKTCTDPTLYKVGLENIEGKTGRFIATNSDFEGNGIEFKINDILFGKLRPYLAKVYLAEFKGNAVGDIFVYRTKYNMIPKFAQYLMLSNKYLDVINNSTAGAKMPRVSSSFIANLIIATPPISEQKAIAQFLDTKTTKIDQIVKTINIKIDNLKELRKTLINDVVTGKIKVVK